The DNA segment AGGATGATGTCGCCGGCATGCCGGGCAAGATCCCGTAGCCGGTCGAGATCCGCTTCCGTGACGCGCGCGCGCGATGTCACGTCAATCACACACAAGGTGCCAAGCGCCCGACCGTCCCGGTCACGGATTGGGCAGCCCAGATAAAAGCGGATATTGGTCGGTCCGGTGACGAACGGATTCGCCGAAAAGCGGGGATCGAGCGTCGCATCCAGCACGATCATGATCTGGTCGGGATGGATGACAGCGTGGGCGCAGAACGATATCTCCCGCGACGTCTGCTCCATATCCAAGCCGACGCATGCCGGAAACCATTGCCGATCGCGATCCACGATGGAGAGGGCAGCAATCGGCACCTGAAACTCGCGCGCCGCCTGCTCGACCAATTGCTGAAGCGCAGGGTCGCCCGCCATGCTCAGGACACCGGAGGCGTAAACGGCCGCCTGCCGGATGATCTCCTGCTTTGCATCAGGGCCTGAGTTCGCGAGCAAAGGGCCTGTCAGCTTTTCCTCCATGAGCCGGGTAGGTTACGCTGAGTGGATCGTGTGTTCCCTATCTTGCATGATCGAGACGATAGGCGTGTTGACGCTGCACATTGATCTACATGGTTGAGCCCTAAGCGGCTTCGGCCTGACGTGCCATTCGAAATTGCTGCGTTCCCGGGGAAAGTCCTTCCGCAATGGAGCGATTCACATCGATCAATTCCTCGATGGACTCGCGGCCGGCCATGACATCACTGGTGAAGCGATCGACCCAGATCGCGATCGAGATGATGCTGGCGCGGAGCTGATCCGGCAGTTCATTGCCGGTCGCGCCACAGGCGGAAGCGAAGACTCCCCAGACTTCACGGTTACGATGCAGCACGGGGATCAGCGCCGCGCCGGCCAAACCGGCGTCGCGCGCTTGCATCATGTCACCGGTGATCTGGCTCATCAGGCGGAACTCGGTTGCGCGGGGGCTTTCAACGATGCTCCGGGCGCGCTGATAGGCATTCAAGGACATGGTGCAGGACGCTCCTTATTGTTCCTGCGGTTATTTTAGGAAGCCGTGGGGGCAAGCGGTCCTGCGCGGCCAAATCTCTCTTCCAGCATGTCGGCGCGATGTTTCTGCCTGGCGCGGCCCGGCCCCGCCAAGACCGTTCTATAATTCGGCAAACGCTTGTTTCCCTTCAGAGTTCGGATCGCGTCATGCTGAACGGTGTTGGCTTTATCATTATCCTTGGCTGCGTCTTCGGCAGCTTCATCATGGCCGGCGGCAAGATGGACATTGTTCTCCATGCCCTGCCGCATGAGCTGATGGCGATTGGCGGCGCTGCCATTGGCGCCTTCATCGTCGGCAATTCGATGGCGACGGTGAAGAATGCGGGTAAGGGCCTGGGCCGCTCCTTCAAGGGCGCGCGCTGGAAGGACAGCGATTATCGCGATCTGCTGACGCTGATGTTCGGCCTTCTCTCCACCTTCAAGAAGGGCGGCGCCACGGCGATCGAACCGCACCTCGATAAGCCGGAGGAGAGCGCGATCTTCTCGCGCTATCCGCGCCTGTTGAAAGATCATCACCTGACCGAATTCATCGCGGATTACCTGCGGATGATGACGGTGAACTTCGAGGATCCGCATCAGATTGCGGAGGCGATGGACAATGACATCGAGAAGCATCACCACGAGGAACTGATGCCGCAGCATGCGCTGCAGGCGATGGCGGACGGCTTGCCGGCGATCGGCATCGTCGCCGCGGTGCTGGGCGTCATCAAGACCA comes from the Sphingomonas sp. OV641 genome and includes:
- a CDS encoding GAF domain-containing protein — protein: MLANSGPDAKQEIIRQAAVYASGVLSMAGDPALQQLVEQAAREFQVPIAALSIVDRDRQWFPACVGLDMEQTSREISFCAHAVIHPDQIMIVLDATLDPRFSANPFVTGPTNIRFYLGCPIRDRDGRALGTLCVIDVTSRARVTEADLDRLRDLARHAGDIILQPEVSARDRRQALDGISGQIEVLIRDGEEDGVDELDAMLRRLERQEERDRQRKS
- the flaF gene encoding flagellar biosynthesis regulator FlaF; translation: MSLNAYQRARSIVESPRATEFRLMSQITGDMMQARDAGLAGAALIPVLHRNREVWGVFASACGATGNELPDQLRASIISIAIWVDRFTSDVMAGRESIEELIDVNRSIAEGLSPGTQQFRMARQAEAA
- the motA gene encoding flagellar motor stator protein MotA, translating into MLNGVGFIIILGCVFGSFIMAGGKMDIVLHALPHELMAIGGAAIGAFIVGNSMATVKNAGKGLGRSFKGARWKDSDYRDLLTLMFGLLSTFKKGGATAIEPHLDKPEESAIFSRYPRLLKDHHLTEFIADYLRMMTVNFEDPHQIAEAMDNDIEKHHHEELMPQHALQAMADGLPAIGIVAAVLGVIKTMGSIDQPTEVLGAMIGGALVGTFLGVLLAYCLVGPLAAKLLEIVDADAKPFHIVKTAIVAHAQGQPTQVAIEIARRMTPSSYAPTFQQLETALDEAKNEFNAVPA